The Actinomyces sp. oral taxon 414 genome has a segment encoding these proteins:
- a CDS encoding proteasome assembly chaperone family protein, whose product MPALYSVEHPIGEPVAPRVLLYHFDGAMDAGHAGSLAVEQLLMTLPSDRLATFDTDALIDYRARRPMLTFSSHSYLSAQMPELVLDLLQDDEGEDVLLLHGAEPDYRWQEFIGAVTHLAVSMGVSQAVAMAGMPLAVPHTRPTYVHHHGSRPELLPEQPDFFGHIEFPGSMAGLLELRLGQAGLDSRGLTAGVPHYVARDDYPAGAAALLASVAEVTGLALPLGDLEAAAAVNRAEIDAQTAEQPEVRAVVNALETQYDAVTPVRSDAEELSRLMDMPTADEIGARLEAFLEANEAAGDDGPALGLGTGGEG is encoded by the coding sequence ATGCCGGCCCTGTACAGCGTCGAGCACCCGATCGGCGAACCCGTGGCGCCGCGCGTTCTCCTGTACCACTTCGATGGCGCCATGGACGCCGGGCACGCGGGCTCGCTGGCCGTCGAGCAGCTGCTCATGACCCTGCCCTCCGACCGCCTGGCGACCTTCGACACGGACGCGCTCATCGACTACCGCGCCCGCAGGCCTATGCTGACCTTCTCCTCGCACAGCTACCTGAGCGCGCAGATGCCCGAGCTGGTCCTGGACCTCCTCCAGGACGACGAGGGCGAGGACGTCCTGCTCCTGCACGGGGCCGAGCCCGACTACCGCTGGCAGGAGTTCATCGGCGCGGTCACCCACCTGGCGGTGTCCATGGGCGTGTCCCAGGCGGTGGCCATGGCCGGCATGCCCCTGGCGGTGCCCCACACCCGGCCCACCTACGTCCACCACCACGGCAGCCGCCCCGAACTGCTGCCCGAGCAGCCGGACTTCTTCGGCCACATCGAGTTCCCCGGCTCCATGGCGGGACTGCTCGAGCTGCGACTGGGACAGGCGGGCCTGGACTCGCGGGGACTGACGGCGGGCGTGCCCCACTACGTCGCGCGCGACGACTACCCGGCCGGGGCGGCGGCCCTCCTGGCCTCCGTGGCCGAGGTCACCGGGCTGGCGCTGCCCCTGGGCGACCTGGAGGCCGCCGCCGCCGTCAACCGGGCGGAGATCGACGCCCAGACCGCCGAGCAGCCCGAGGTCCGCGCCGTCGTCAACGCCCTGGAGACCCAGTACGACGCCGTCACGCCCGTGCGCTCCGATGCCGAGGAGCTCTCCCGGCTCATGGACATGCCCACGGCTGACGAGATCGGGGCCCGCCTGGAGGCCTTCCTCGAGGCCAACGAGGCCGCCGGGGACGACGGCCCCGCCCTCGGCCTGGGCACCGGCGGCGAGGGCTGA